The DNA region GCATCTACGACAAATGGATCAAGGGCACCGAGTGGCTCAAGGAAATCCAGTAATCAAGCAATGTTGAGGGATCCGGCTTCCATGCCGGATTCCTCGTTTTCATGACTTAAGCATCACTAGGACGGATAATGGCCACCTACACCGGACTCGATCGGCCCAAAAGCAAGTTTTATTACCAGTTCTGGAGTTTCGCCTTCGTGATAGGGCTCTGCGGCGCCATGGCCCTGCTCTACTTCTCCACGAAAAAAGTGGAGTACACGTGGAGATGGAACCGCGTGCCGCAGTATTTCATCTACGACGACAAGGTGAACATCCGCGCCGAGATGGAAGGAACCATCACCTCGATAACAAAGTCCGGCGAGAACGTGCTCGTGACGGTGCAAGGCGACGACGGCGAGGAGAGCCACACCCTGCCCGGCACCTCACTGCTGCTGGCCCAGGGCGACTATGTCTATGCGGGCGACAACATCGGCTTCTACACCCAGACCAAGCCTGGAATCCTGATCGAGGGGTTGCTGCTGACTCTTGAGGTCAGCGCTCTGGCCATCGTCTTCGGCATCCTGCTCGGCCTCTTCACGGGCCTGGCCCGCATCTCCGACAACCCGGCCCTGCGCTGGGGAGCCATCGCCTACATCGAGCTCATACGCGGTTCACCGCTTCTGGTGCAGATTTTTCTTTGGTATTTCGTGGTCGGCACGGTCATC from Desulfomicrobium apsheronum includes:
- a CDS encoding amino acid ABC transporter permease (The N-terminal region of this protein, as described by TIGR01726, is a three transmembrane segment that identifies a subfamily of ABC transporter permease subunits, which specificities that include histidine, arginine, glutamine, glutamate, L-cystine (sic), the opines (in Agrobacterium) octopine and nopaline, etc.) produces the protein MATYTGLDRPKSKFYYQFWSFAFVIGLCGAMALLYFSTKKVEYTWRWNRVPQYFIYDDKVNIRAEMEGTITSITKSGENVLVTVQGDDGEESHTLPGTSLLLAQGDYVYAGDNIGFYTQTKPGILIEGLLLTLEVSALAIVFGILLGLFTGLARISDNPALRWGAIAYIELIRGSPLLVQIFLWYFVVGTVINSMLSQYGIGQIPPLWFGVMALAIFTGAYTAEIVRAGIQSVHRGQMEAARSLGMTYNKAMRKVILPQAFRRILPPLAGQFISLVKDSSLLGVISIRELTKASREVVSSSLQPFEIWIVCAILYLVLTFTLSMFVQYLERKAI